From Halomicrobium salinisoli, the proteins below share one genomic window:
- a CDS encoding tyrosine-type recombinase/integrase: MPGPGDLSPREAKERFLDRRRTESSEKTVQSYHYRLKRFVEWAEDEGIESVRELSGWLLDEFETYRRGEGIASTTLNGEMQTVSVWVEYLASIDAVDPDLPEKVHVPEVPDGEESRDEILEHERGLKAIETYRNDPERYGSNHHAFLELAWFTGARLGALRALDLRDYHSDDQFVFFQHRPRSGTPLKNDSDGERAVGLPEPVSDVLDHYVQNNRWDQHDDHGRQPLLTTRRSRASENTLRTWSYLATMPCLYRDCPHGRERDTCDYIHVHHASKCPSSRSPHPIRHGSITWQRDRGIPAEIVAKRVNASIETIEKYYDEATERQRLEERRRPFLSRLSLDPEESPASNAGETQSNTNEITTHDAI; this comes from the coding sequence GTGCCGGGACCCGGAGACCTCTCGCCACGCGAGGCGAAAGAGCGGTTCCTGGACCGTCGGAGAACGGAGTCCTCAGAGAAGACCGTCCAGAGCTACCACTACCGGCTGAAGCGATTCGTCGAGTGGGCCGAGGACGAAGGAATCGAGTCAGTCCGCGAACTGTCGGGGTGGCTCCTCGACGAATTCGAGACCTACCGCCGCGGCGAGGGAATCGCCTCGACGACACTGAACGGCGAGATGCAGACCGTCTCGGTGTGGGTTGAGTATCTGGCGAGCATCGACGCCGTCGATCCCGATCTCCCGGAGAAGGTCCACGTACCTGAGGTCCCGGACGGCGAGGAGAGCAGAGACGAGATCCTCGAGCACGAACGCGGGTTGAAGGCCATCGAGACCTACCGCAACGATCCCGAGCGGTACGGGTCGAACCACCACGCGTTCCTCGAGCTGGCTTGGTTCACCGGTGCCCGTCTCGGTGCCCTCCGCGCGCTCGATCTCCGCGACTACCACAGTGATGACCAGTTCGTGTTCTTCCAGCACCGGCCCCGCTCCGGGACGCCGCTGAAGAACGACAGCGACGGCGAGCGGGCCGTCGGACTCCCGGAGCCCGTCAGCGACGTCCTGGACCACTACGTCCAGAACAACCGCTGGGATCAGCACGACGACCACGGCCGTCAACCGTTGCTGACGACGCGCCGCTCTCGGGCCAGTGAGAACACGCTCCGCACCTGGAGTTACTTGGCGACGATGCCCTGCCTATACAGGGACTGTCCTCACGGCCGGGAGCGTGACACGTGCGATTACATCCACGTCCATCACGCCAGCAAGTGTCCGTCCTCCCGGAGTCCACATCCGATCAGGCACGGCTCGATCACGTGGCAGCGTGATCGGGGCATCCCGGCCGAGATCGTCGCCAAGCGAGTGAACGCCTCGATCGAGACCATCGAGAAGTACTACGACGAGGCGACCGAGCGGCAGCGCCTCGAGGAGCGTCGCCGCCCATTCCTGTCGCGCCTGAGCCTGGATCCCGAGGAATCGCCCGCCAGCAACGCTGGCGAGACGCAATCCAACACTAACGAGATCACGACCCATGACGCGATTTGA
- a CDS encoding sensor histidine kinase codes for MSPLTRFLRAVGGRRSLLALGSAYVLLAAAWPFVEVLGNGSFDEGVIISILVGASGAVLLYGGYRLPETEIRPKFYTTIANWCFRAVGVMVAILLFIALVAHLNDPANNFLILPALAAVAGFAAGRHDARAKTRAYTLEQRNEALQETQAELEQAVDRLEASEERYRTVTENFPNGAVMLLDEDLRHTLVAGQGFEKVDISAEDLRGERVQDVYSGDALAVFEPNYRATLDGEPTTFEVEMQGRTFEARTHPLTDDDGVYAVLVMTQDVTERKERERALAKQARQQQVVADLGQLALETDDLDELMREASRQVADVLDTDYCEVLDLDENGETFLLRQGVGWDAGLVGEATVPAVGGDSQAAYTLENDSPTVVADVEADDRFGGAGLQTDRGLRSGISTVVGPFDEPWGVLATHDADPGTFTDEDVSFVQSVANILAEAIERRQYQSELEGLVADLEESNERLEQFAYAASHDLQEPLRMISTYLQLIERRYEDELDEEGREFLEFAVDGADRMRSMVDGLLEYSRVETAADPLEPVELAAVLDDAREDLQMTIEASDATITADSLPRVEGDAHQLRQVFQNLLENAIEYSGDDPPDVHVSAERDGARWAVTVRDEGIGIDPGDQERVFDVFERAHGRDEGAGTGIGLALCQRIVERHGGEMWLDSEPGRGTAVSFTLPAVDE; via the coding sequence ATGAGTCCCCTCACCCGGTTTCTCCGGGCTGTCGGCGGGCGACGGTCTCTCCTGGCACTCGGTAGCGCCTACGTTCTCCTCGCCGCCGCGTGGCCGTTCGTCGAGGTTCTCGGAAACGGCTCTTTCGATGAGGGCGTGATCATCTCGATACTGGTCGGCGCTTCGGGGGCCGTCCTCCTCTACGGCGGCTATCGCCTGCCGGAGACCGAGATCCGCCCGAAGTTCTACACGACCATCGCGAACTGGTGTTTCCGGGCCGTCGGCGTGATGGTCGCCATTCTTCTCTTCATCGCGCTCGTCGCCCACCTCAACGACCCGGCGAACAACTTCCTCATCCTCCCGGCGCTGGCCGCCGTGGCCGGCTTCGCCGCGGGCAGGCACGACGCCCGGGCGAAGACGCGGGCGTACACGCTCGAGCAGCGCAACGAGGCGCTACAGGAGACGCAGGCGGAGCTGGAGCAGGCGGTCGACCGGCTCGAGGCGTCCGAGGAGCGATACCGGACCGTGACGGAGAACTTCCCGAACGGCGCGGTGATGCTCTTAGACGAGGACCTGCGGCACACGCTCGTCGCGGGCCAGGGGTTCGAGAAGGTCGACATCAGCGCCGAGGACCTCCGGGGCGAGCGAGTTCAGGACGTCTACTCGGGGGACGCGCTCGCGGTCTTCGAACCGAACTACCGCGCGACGCTCGACGGCGAGCCGACGACGTTCGAGGTGGAGATGCAGGGGCGGACGTTCGAGGCACGGACGCACCCGCTGACCGACGACGACGGGGTGTACGCCGTTCTGGTGATGACCCAGGACGTCACCGAGCGCAAGGAGCGCGAGCGGGCGCTCGCGAAGCAGGCCCGCCAGCAGCAGGTGGTGGCCGACCTCGGACAGCTCGCGCTCGAGACCGACGACCTCGACGAGCTCATGCGGGAGGCGAGCCGGCAGGTGGCGGACGTGCTCGACACCGACTACTGCGAAGTGCTGGACCTCGACGAGAACGGCGAGACGTTCCTGCTTCGCCAGGGCGTCGGCTGGGACGCCGGTCTCGTCGGCGAGGCGACGGTCCCGGCCGTCGGTGGAGACTCGCAGGCCGCGTACACGCTCGAGAACGATTCCCCGACCGTCGTGGCGGACGTCGAGGCCGACGATCGGTTCGGAGGGGCCGGCCTGCAGACGGACCGCGGCCTCCGGAGCGGCATCAGCACCGTCGTCGGGCCGTTCGACGAGCCGTGGGGCGTCCTGGCAACGCACGACGCCGACCCGGGGACCTTCACCGACGAGGACGTCTCGTTCGTCCAGAGCGTCGCGAACATCCTCGCGGAGGCCATCGAGCGCCGGCAGTACCAGTCCGAGCTCGAGGGGCTGGTGGCCGACCTCGAGGAGTCCAACGAGCGACTGGAGCAGTTCGCCTACGCGGCCTCCCACGACCTGCAGGAGCCCCTGCGGATGATCTCGACGTACCTCCAGTTGATCGAGCGACGCTACGAGGACGAACTCGACGAGGAGGGACGGGAGTTCCTGGAGTTCGCCGTGGACGGGGCCGACCGTATGCGATCGATGGTCGACGGGCTGCTGGAGTACTCCCGGGTCGAGACGGCGGCCGATCCGCTGGAGCCGGTGGAGCTGGCGGCGGTGCTCGACGACGCCCGCGAGGACCTGCAGATGACGATCGAGGCCAGCGACGCGACGATCACGGCGGACTCGCTGCCGCGCGTCGAGGGGGACGCCCACCAGCTGCGGCAGGTGTTCCAGAACCTGCTGGAGAACGCCATCGAGTACAGCGGCGACGACCCGCCGGACGTGCACGTCTCCGCGGAGCGCGACGGGGCGCGCTGGGCGGTGACGGTCCGGGACGAGGGCATCGGGATCGACCCGGGCGACCAGGAGCGGGTCTTCGACGTCTTCGAGCGGGCCCACGGGCGGGACGAGGGCGCCGGCACCGGGATCGGGCTGGCGCTCTGCCAGCGGATCGTCGAGCGCCACGGCGGCGAGATGTGGCTCGACTCCGAGCCCGGTCGCGGGACGGCGGTCTCGTTCACCCTCCCGGCGGTCGACGAGTAG
- a CDS encoding SDR family NAD(P)-dependent oxidoreductase produces MGDAAFDFADDTVIVTGGSSGIGRATALQFGEAGATVIVADVRREPKDVDAEEPTDALIEDRGGTAEYVETDVSDPGQVAAVVEAARDFGGVDVMVNNAGLFAGGSITDLDVDDLDAMLGVNVRGVFVGTKVAARDMLDRGEPGAVVNTASISSSFAQYGQVGYDATKGAVRMLTRGAALDLAETGVRVNAVAPGQIATEFNEGWTEEARESSRGDGFLKDIPVERAGRPEDVAPAICYLASDAAGYTTGELLHVDGGWHTC; encoded by the coding sequence ATGGGAGACGCAGCCTTCGACTTCGCCGACGACACCGTGATCGTCACCGGCGGTAGCTCCGGCATCGGCCGGGCGACGGCGTTACAGTTCGGCGAGGCCGGCGCGACCGTGATCGTCGCGGACGTTCGCCGCGAGCCCAAGGACGTCGACGCCGAGGAACCCACGGACGCCCTGATCGAGGACCGCGGCGGCACCGCCGAGTACGTCGAGACCGACGTCTCCGACCCCGGCCAGGTCGCCGCCGTCGTCGAGGCCGCCCGCGACTTTGGCGGCGTCGACGTCATGGTCAACAACGCCGGCCTGTTCGCGGGCGGGTCGATCACCGACCTCGACGTCGACGACCTCGACGCCATGCTCGGCGTCAACGTCCGCGGCGTGTTCGTCGGCACCAAGGTCGCCGCGCGGGACATGCTCGACCGCGGCGAACCGGGCGCGGTCGTCAACACCGCCTCGATCAGCTCCTCGTTCGCCCAGTACGGCCAGGTGGGCTACGACGCCACCAAGGGCGCCGTGCGCATGCTCACCCGCGGCGCCGCGCTTGACCTGGCGGAGACGGGCGTCCGCGTCAACGCCGTCGCCCCCGGCCAGATCGCTACCGAGTTCAACGAGGGCTGGACCGAGGAGGCCCGGGAGTCCAGCCGCGGCGACGGCTTCCTCAAGGACATCCCCGTGGAGCGGGCCGGCCGGCCCGAGGACGTCGCGCCGGCCATCTGCTACCTGGCCAGCGACGCCGCCGGCTACACCACCGGCGAACTCCTCCACGTCGACGGCGGCTGGCACACCTGCTGA
- the ilvD gene encoding dihydroxy-acid dehydratase, which translates to MSKQERRERRKDPDLPSNEVTEGTDQAPSRAMFRAMGYDDEDLSSPMIGVANCAADVTPCNVHLDDVAESAYEGVDEAEGMPIEFSTITISDAISMGTEGMKASLISREVIADSVELVAFGERMDGLVTIGGCDKNMPGMMMAAIRTDLPSVFLYGGSIMPGQHDGREITIQNVFEGVGAVADGEMSEGELDEMERNACPGAGSCGGMFTANTMASISETIGFAPLGSASPPAEDDDRYEVARETGELAVEVVEERRRPSDFLSRESFENAIALQVAVGGSTNAVLHLLAMAAEADVDLDIEDFNDISRRTPKIADLQPGGEKVMNDLHEVGGVPVVLRELLEADLLHGDAELVTGETMAEAVERVDPPAIEDLDADFLHTVDDPIHERGAIRILTGNLAPGGAVIKITGEDHLRHEGPVRVFENEEDAMAYVQEGNVESGDAICIRNEGPQGGPGMREMLGVTSAVAGQGHAEDVALLTDGRFSGATRGFSIGHVAPEAAVGGPIAALRDGDTLTIDIDELELSVDLTDEEIERRIEERDEPEPQYETGVLAKYGADFGSAENGAVTNPGAKRE; encoded by the coding sequence ATGAGCAAGCAGGAGCGTCGGGAGCGCCGGAAGGACCCCGACCTGCCGAGCAACGAGGTCACGGAAGGGACGGATCAGGCACCCTCGCGCGCGATGTTCCGCGCGATGGGGTACGACGACGAGGACCTCTCCTCGCCGATGATCGGCGTCGCCAACTGCGCGGCGGACGTCACGCCCTGTAACGTCCACCTCGACGACGTCGCCGAGTCGGCCTACGAGGGCGTCGACGAGGCCGAGGGGATGCCCATCGAGTTCAGCACCATCACCATCTCCGACGCCATCTCCATGGGGACGGAGGGGATGAAGGCCTCGCTGATCTCCCGGGAGGTCATCGCCGACTCCGTCGAACTCGTCGCCTTCGGCGAACGCATGGACGGCCTCGTCACCATCGGCGGCTGCGACAAGAACATGCCCGGCATGATGATGGCCGCCATCCGGACGGACCTGCCCAGCGTCTTCCTCTACGGCGGGTCGATCATGCCCGGCCAGCACGACGGCCGCGAGATCACCATCCAGAACGTCTTCGAGGGCGTCGGCGCCGTCGCCGACGGCGAGATGAGCGAGGGCGAACTCGACGAGATGGAGCGCAACGCCTGCCCCGGCGCGGGCTCCTGCGGCGGGATGTTCACCGCCAACACGATGGCCTCCATCTCCGAGACCATCGGGTTCGCACCGCTGGGGTCGGCCTCGCCGCCCGCGGAGGACGACGACCGCTACGAGGTCGCCCGCGAGACCGGCGAACTCGCCGTCGAGGTCGTCGAGGAGCGCCGCCGCCCCTCTGACTTCCTCTCCCGGGAGTCCTTCGAGAACGCCATCGCCCTGCAGGTCGCGGTCGGCGGGTCGACCAACGCCGTCCTCCACCTGCTGGCGATGGCCGCGGAGGCCGACGTCGACCTCGACATCGAGGACTTCAACGACATCAGCCGGCGGACGCCGAAGATCGCCGACCTCCAGCCCGGCGGCGAGAAGGTGATGAACGACCTCCACGAGGTCGGCGGCGTCCCCGTCGTCCTCCGGGAGCTACTGGAGGCCGACCTGCTCCACGGCGACGCCGAACTGGTCACCGGCGAGACGATGGCCGAGGCCGTCGAGCGGGTCGATCCGCCGGCCATCGAGGACCTCGACGCCGACTTCCTGCACACCGTCGACGACCCGATCCACGAGCGGGGCGCCATCCGCATCCTCACCGGCAACCTCGCGCCCGGCGGTGCCGTCATCAAGATCACCGGCGAGGACCACCTCCGCCACGAGGGCCCCGTCCGGGTCTTCGAGAACGAGGAGGACGCCATGGCGTACGTCCAGGAGGGCAACGTCGAGTCCGGCGACGCCATCTGCATCCGCAACGAGGGCCCGCAGGGCGGCCCCGGCATGCGCGAGATGCTCGGCGTCACGAGCGCGGTCGCCGGTCAGGGCCACGCCGAGGACGTCGCGCTGCTGACCGACGGCCGCTTCTCCGGCGCCACGCGCGGGTTCTCCATCGGCCACGTCGCCCCCGAGGCCGCCGTCGGCGGCCCCATCGCCGCGCTCCGGGACGGCGACACGCTCACCATCGACATCGACGAACTGGAACTGTCCGTCGACCTCACCGACGAGGAGATCGAACGGCGCATCGAGGAGCGCGACGAGCCCGAGCCGCAATACGAAACCGGCGTACTCGCCAAGTACGGGGCCGACTTCGGCTCCGCCGAGAACGGCGCCGTGACTAACCCAGGCGCCAAGCGGGAGTAA
- a CDS encoding beta-ribofuranosylaminobenzene 5'-phosphate synthase family protein: MVTVTTAARLHFGFQNLALANERLYGGVGAALDRPALELSASPAEEVVCDDAAAEPYVRRAVAVLGVEGARVSVRQRMPRHVGFGSGTQLALAALVGVAEAHDREVDPRELAPDLGRGGRSGIGVAAFESGGFVVDGGHPTERFTAEPPAEGDWTVPPVVARHELPDDWRFVLVVPETDQGVSGREEDRRMRETVERADPGIADDVAAVLTRRLLPAAATGDARRFGDAAAAIGRLNGAWYADEQGGVYRPPAGRIIERLARRPEIAGTGQSSWGPAVWGLTTRADVDAAETGVEMALSDLAVDADVLVAAPRNEGATVADGPTLG; encoded by the coding sequence ATGGTCACGGTCACGACGGCGGCGCGGCTGCACTTCGGCTTCCAGAACCTCGCGCTCGCCAACGAGCGCCTGTACGGCGGCGTGGGAGCGGCGCTGGATCGGCCGGCGCTGGAGCTGTCGGCCAGCCCCGCCGAGGAGGTCGTCTGCGACGACGCGGCCGCCGAGCCGTACGTCCGCCGGGCGGTCGCCGTCCTCGGCGTGGAGGGCGCGCGCGTCTCCGTCCGCCAGCGGATGCCCCGCCACGTCGGCTTCGGCAGCGGGACCCAGCTGGCGCTCGCGGCGCTGGTCGGCGTCGCGGAGGCGCACGACCGCGAGGTCGACCCCCGGGAGCTGGCGCCGGACCTCGGCCGCGGCGGGCGCAGCGGCATCGGCGTCGCCGCCTTCGAGTCTGGCGGGTTCGTCGTCGACGGCGGCCACCCCACCGAGCGGTTCACGGCCGAGCCGCCGGCCGAGGGCGACTGGACGGTCCCGCCGGTCGTCGCCCGCCACGAGCTTCCCGACGACTGGCGGTTCGTCCTGGTCGTCCCGGAGACCGACCAGGGCGTCAGCGGCCGCGAGGAGGACCGGCGGATGCGAGAGACGGTCGAGCGGGCCGACCCCGGCATCGCCGACGACGTCGCCGCGGTGCTGACCCGGCGGCTCCTGCCCGCCGCGGCGACCGGCGACGCCAGGCGCTTCGGCGACGCAGCCGCGGCCATCGGCCGCCTCAACGGCGCCTGGTACGCCGACGAGCAGGGCGGCGTCTATCGGCCGCCGGCCGGCCGGATCATCGAGCGACTCGCCCGCCGGCCGGAGATCGCCGGCACCGGCCAGTCCTCGTGGGGACCCGCCGTCTGGGGGCTGACGACGCGGGCCGACGTCGACGCCGCCGAGACGGGCGTCGAGATGGCGCTTTCCGACCTGGCGGTCGACGCCGACGTGCTCGTGGCGGCGCCGCGCAACGAGGGCGCGACCGTCGCTGACGGCCCGACGCTGGGGTAG
- a CDS encoding RAD55 family ATPase, translating into MDRIPFGVRQFDTTIEGGAPRGSVVLLSGEAGAGSREFMYTSALMNALATSDDELFDLYYGDPAAGTALPGAVHYVSFTADESELGDEMRLAMDDDLVETGLPDISFHELSDHYFHVSPVPRDWYADEAMDIRDLRDRQEREDLLTVLGETLSAVAPGNLVVVDSLSDLVGAVGDVVDWSDVSYLVQGLQKAARQWNGLVLLHLNHDTVTDTQFGQLTDAVNGTIRFEWESGGSTRARTMIVSQFRGVLSRIEDENIVRFETEIGDAGFDISDVRKIR; encoded by the coding sequence ATGGATCGGATACCCTTCGGCGTCCGCCAGTTCGACACGACGATCGAGGGGGGCGCGCCCCGCGGCAGCGTCGTGTTGCTCTCCGGCGAGGCCGGCGCGGGCTCGCGGGAGTTCATGTACACGAGCGCGCTCATGAACGCGCTCGCGACGAGCGACGACGAGCTGTTCGACCTCTACTACGGCGATCCAGCGGCCGGGACGGCCCTGCCCGGCGCGGTCCACTACGTCTCCTTCACGGCCGACGAGAGCGAACTCGGCGACGAGATGCGGCTGGCGATGGACGACGACCTGGTCGAGACGGGGCTCCCCGACATCTCCTTTCACGAGCTGTCCGACCACTACTTCCACGTGAGCCCGGTGCCGCGGGACTGGTACGCCGACGAGGCGATGGACATCCGCGACCTGCGCGACCGCCAGGAACGCGAGGACCTGCTCACGGTGCTGGGCGAGACGCTGAGCGCCGTCGCGCCGGGCAACCTCGTCGTGGTCGACTCCCTGTCGGACCTGGTCGGCGCCGTCGGCGACGTCGTCGACTGGTCGGACGTGAGCTACCTCGTCCAGGGCCTCCAGAAGGCCGCCCGGCAGTGGAACGGGCTCGTCCTCCTGCACCTGAACCACGACACGGTGACCGACACGCAGTTCGGCCAGCTGACCGACGCCGTCAACGGGACGATCCGCTTCGAGTGGGAGTCCGGCGGCTCCACCCGGGCCCGCACCATGATCGTCAGCCAGTTCCGGGGCGTCCTCTCCCGGATCGAGGACGAGAACATCGTCCGCTTCGAGACGGAGATCGGCGACGCCGGCTTCGACATCAGCGACGTCCGGAAGATCCGCTAG
- a CDS encoding NADH:flavin oxidoreductase/NADH oxidase, whose protein sequence is MAELFSELRLRETTIPNRVMVSPMCQYSCEDRDGLPTEWHHVHLGSRAVGGAGLVMSEATAVEPRGRITPEDLGIWSDEHAQALQRTTEFVKQQGAVPGIQLAHAGRKASKTRPWEGSVPEYPEDGGWEVIAPSAEPWPYEDEPPATREMDQDDIEDVIDSFRAGAERALDAGFEVAEVHAAHGYLIHEFLSPVTNHREDDYGGDFEGRTRLVREITAAVREVWPDDKPVFVRISGTEWLDDRESWTIDDSVRLADRLAEVGADLIDVSSGGIVPDSYPDYAGPNYQLALAEQVREETESDVAVGTVGGITTPEQAEGIVANGRADMAIVGREFLRDPYFPLHAAQALGATDQTSEPVQYHRAFGFDS, encoded by the coding sequence ATGGCAGAGCTGTTCTCGGAGCTTCGGCTGCGGGAGACGACGATTCCGAACCGCGTGATGGTATCGCCGATGTGCCAGTACTCCTGCGAGGACCGCGACGGCCTCCCGACTGAGTGGCACCACGTCCACCTCGGCTCGCGGGCCGTCGGCGGCGCCGGCCTCGTGATGAGCGAGGCGACGGCCGTCGAGCCGCGCGGCCGCATCACCCCGGAGGACCTGGGCATCTGGAGCGACGAGCACGCCCAGGCCCTGCAGCGGACGACCGAGTTCGTCAAACAGCAGGGCGCCGTTCCGGGCATCCAGCTGGCCCACGCCGGCCGGAAGGCCTCCAAGACCCGCCCGTGGGAGGGCAGCGTGCCGGAGTACCCTGAGGACGGCGGCTGGGAGGTGATCGCCCCCTCCGCCGAGCCCTGGCCCTACGAGGACGAGCCGCCGGCCACGCGCGAGATGGACCAGGACGACATCGAGGACGTGATCGACTCCTTCCGCGCGGGCGCCGAGCGCGCGCTGGACGCCGGCTTCGAGGTCGCCGAGGTCCACGCCGCCCACGGCTACCTGATCCACGAGTTCCTCTCGCCGGTGACCAACCACCGGGAGGACGACTACGGCGGCGACTTCGAGGGCCGCACCCGCCTCGTACGCGAGATCACCGCCGCCGTCCGCGAGGTCTGGCCCGACGACAAGCCCGTCTTCGTCCGCATCTCGGGGACGGAGTGGCTGGACGACCGCGAGTCCTGGACGATCGACGACTCCGTCCGGCTGGCCGACCGGCTGGCCGAGGTCGGCGCGGACCTGATCGACGTCTCCAGCGGCGGCATCGTCCCCGACTCGTACCCCGACTACGCCGGCCCGAACTACCAGCTCGCGCTGGCCGAGCAGGTCCGCGAGGAGACGGAGAGCGACGTCGCGGTCGGCACCGTCGGCGGCATCACGACGCCCGAGCAGGCCGAAGGCATCGTCGCCAACGGCCGGGCCGACATGGCCATCGTGGGCAGAGAGTTCCTCCGCGACCCCTACTTCCCGCTGCACGCCGCGCAGGCGCTGGGCGCGACCGACCAGACCAGCGAGCCCGTGCAGTACCACCGCGCGTTCGGCTTCGATAGCTAG
- the cruF gene encoding bisanhydrobacterioruberin hydratase: MVDGRTVDWTREGVLTGLDDLVRENRFTVAVVFPVTGAVLLTASAEGLVPDPLAFHPLLILLGTLVMRLPLVAGLAPLVDRRAAVALGAVTLYSYAIEAVGVATGWPYGEFAYGVSLGPMLGGVPLALPIFFLPLVVNAYLLVVLLLGERAASRAVRLPAVIGTVLAVDLVLDPAAVSLGFWSYAGGGAYYGVPLSNYAGWVLSATVAVVAFDLGFDRRALLRRVAGCEFALDDLVSFVLLWGAVNAWFGNWLAVGVAALFLGGLVRIDRFDFDVTRRLPVSGGG; encoded by the coding sequence GTGGTTGACGGACGCACCGTCGACTGGACCCGGGAGGGCGTCCTGACGGGCCTCGACGACCTCGTCCGCGAGAACCGCTTCACCGTCGCCGTCGTCTTCCCGGTGACCGGGGCCGTCCTCCTGACGGCCAGCGCGGAGGGGCTGGTGCCGGACCCGCTCGCCTTCCACCCCCTGCTGATCCTGCTCGGGACGCTCGTGATGCGCCTGCCGCTGGTCGCCGGCCTCGCGCCGCTGGTCGATCGCCGGGCCGCGGTCGCGCTCGGCGCGGTCACGCTCTACAGCTACGCCATCGAGGCCGTCGGCGTCGCGACCGGGTGGCCCTACGGCGAGTTCGCCTACGGCGTCTCGCTGGGCCCGATGCTCGGCGGCGTGCCGCTGGCCCTGCCGATCTTCTTCCTCCCGCTCGTGGTCAACGCGTACCTGCTCGTCGTCCTCCTTTTGGGCGAGCGCGCCGCCAGCCGGGCCGTCAGGCTCCCCGCCGTGATCGGGACCGTCCTCGCGGTCGACCTCGTGCTCGACCCGGCGGCGGTGTCGCTGGGGTTCTGGTCGTACGCGGGCGGCGGCGCGTACTACGGCGTCCCCCTCTCGAACTACGCGGGCTGGGTCCTCTCGGCCACCGTCGCCGTCGTCGCGTTCGACCTGGGGTTCGACCGCCGCGCCCTGCTCCGGCGGGTCGCCGGCTGCGAGTTCGCGCTGGACGACCTGGTGAGCTTCGTCCTCCTGTGGGGCGCGGTCAACGCCTGGTTCGGCAACTGGCTCGCCGTCGGCGTCGCCGCGCTCTTCCTCGGCGGGCTAGTCCGGATCGATCGATTCGACTTCGACGTGACGCGGCGGCTGCCGGTCAGCGGCGGCGGATAG
- a CDS encoding prenyltransferase, translating to MPEVPTDRLAALLPSAESRLGYLLWLSRPRFWLYLAGPVIVGVTYAADGLADLFSPVAVALFAYFLVPANVFLYGVNDVFDAEVDEHNPKKDEGGKEVRFRGDRVVLASVLASGVLALAFVPVLPAAGVLALAAWLVLSVEYSAPPARFKTTPLLDSLSNGLYVLPGVVAYAALAGALPPLAAVAGGWLWTMGMHTFSAIPDVEPDRAAGIRTTATALGERRAYYYCAACWLAAAVVFAAVHWVFGALLVCYPLLVFGLLAAGVDVDRAYWWYPAINTAVGTAFTLLGLWVMLRG from the coding sequence ATGCCCGAGGTCCCCACCGACCGACTCGCCGCCCTCCTGCCCTCCGCGGAGAGCCGCCTCGGCTACCTCCTGTGGCTCTCCCGGCCGCGCTTCTGGCTCTACCTCGCCGGCCCGGTCATCGTCGGCGTCACCTACGCCGCCGACGGGCTGGCGGACCTGTTCTCGCCGGTCGCCGTCGCGCTGTTCGCGTACTTCCTCGTCCCGGCGAACGTCTTCCTCTACGGCGTCAACGACGTCTTCGACGCGGAGGTCGACGAACACAACCCGAAGAAAGACGAGGGCGGGAAGGAGGTCCGCTTCCGCGGCGACCGGGTCGTCCTCGCGTCCGTTCTCGCGTCGGGCGTCCTCGCCCTCGCCTTCGTCCCGGTGCTGCCCGCCGCCGGCGTCCTCGCCCTCGCCGCGTGGCTCGTCCTCTCCGTCGAGTACAGCGCCCCGCCGGCCCGGTTCAAGACGACGCCGCTGCTGGACTCGCTGTCCAACGGCCTGTACGTCCTCCCGGGCGTCGTCGCGTACGCGGCCCTCGCGGGGGCTCTCCCGCCGCTCGCGGCCGTCGCCGGCGGGTGGCTCTGGACGATGGGGATGCACACGTTCTCGGCGATTCCCGACGTCGAACCCGACCGCGCGGCCGGCATCCGGACGACGGCGACGGCGCTGGGCGAGCGGCGCGCCTACTACTACTGCGCGGCCTGCTGGCTGGCCGCGGCGGTCGTCTTCGCCGCGGTCCACTGGGTCTTCGGCGCCCTCCTCGTCTGCTACCCGCTCCTCGTGTTCGGCCTCCTCGCCGCCGGCGTCGACGTCGACCGCGCCTACTGGTGGTACCCGGCGATCAACACCGCCGTCGGGACCGCGTTCACCCTCCTCGGCCTGTGGGTGATGCTGCGTGGTTGA